A segment of the Mangrovimonas sp. YM274 genome:
GTTTATCAACAATACCTGCACCAAAATTGGGAGCAGTTGCCATAAAAGGAGCTTTAGATAAAATTAACTTGAAACCAGAATTGGTTCAGGAAGTTTTAATGGGCCACGTAGTACAAGCTGGAGCTGGTCAAGCACCGGCTAGACAAGCCGCTATGTATGCTGGTATTCCAGATACTGTTCCTTGTACAACAGTAAACAAAGTATGTGCTTCTGGTATGAAAGCCGTTATGCAAGCCGCACAATCTATTGCCTTGGGTGATGCTGACATTGTGGTTGCTGGAGGTATGGAAAACATGAGTTTAATACCGCATTACATGCATGCGCGTATGGGTACTAAATTTGGACCTGCAAGTTTAATTGACGGAATGCAAAAAGATGGTTTGGTTGACGCTTATGACCAAAACGCTATGGGAGTTTGCGCCGATGCATGTGCCACCGAATATAATTTCTCTCGTGAGGACCAAGATGCTTTTGCTATACAGTCTTATGAAAGATCTGCTGCTGCTTGGGAAGCTGGAAAATTCGACAATGAAGTAGTTCCTGTTGAAGTGCCTCAACGTCGTGGTGACGCATTGGTAGTGAACAAAGATGAAGAGTTTACGAATGTAAAAATGGAAAAGATTCCATCGTTGCGACCAGCATTTACCAAAGAAGGAACTGTTACCGCAGCAAATGCTTCCACCATTAATGATGGAGCCGGCGCTGTAGTCTTGATGAGTAAAGATAAAGCTGAAGAATTAGGATTAACGCCATTAGCTACCATTAAAGGATATGCCGATGCGGCACACGAACCAAAGTGGTTTACAACAGCTCCTGCCAAAGCCCTTCCTAAGGCATTGAACAAAGCAGGTGTTGCTATAGAAGATGTTGATTTTTTTGAATTCAATGAAGCTTTTTCTGTGGTAGGTCTAGCCAACATGAAACTTCTTGGATTAAGCGATGATAAAGTGAACGTTAACGGAGGTGCTGTTTCCTTAGGACACCCTTTAGGATGCTCTGGTGTTAGAATTATCATCACACTTATAAATGTTTTGGAACAAAACAATGCTAAAATTGGAGCAGCTGCCATTTGCAATGGTGGTGGTGGTGCTTCAGCAATTGTTATTGAACGTAACTAAAACAGATACATGCAATACGGAATTTGTAACTTAAGCATTGTTCCTTTACGATTAGAGCCCTCCGACAAAAGCGAACTTGTTTCGCAAATATTATATGGAGATTTCTTTAAGGTATTGGAGCAACGCAAACATTGGAGCAAAATCCGTTTGCATTTTGATAATTATGAGGGCTGGGTAGATAACAAGCAATATATAGAGATTGTCCAAGAACAATTCAATACTTTAAAAAGTGAATTGCCTATATTGTCATCTGATTTGGTTGAGTTTGTTCAAGACAGTAATGCCAATTTAATTACCATACCATTAGGATCTACTTTAAATGGTCTCTCTATTTTAGACCATAAACATGACGGAAGCTTGGTACAAGGTATTCAACCAAGAGAACAACTACTAAAAACTGCATTTACCTATTTAAATACACCATACTTATGGGGCGGAAAAACTCCTTTTGGAATTGACTGTTCCGGTTTTACACAGATGGTATACAAACTCAATGGGTACAAACTTTTGCGTGATGCTTCGCAGCAAGCTACACAAGGAGAAGCCTTAAGTTTTATAGAGGAAAGTGAACCTGGTGATTTGGCCTTTTTTGATAACAACGAAGGACATATTGTTCATGTTGGTATAATAATGGCCAACAATTATATTATCCATGCACACGGCAAAGTAAGAATAGATCGTTTGGACCATTCTGGGATATACAATGTAGACAAACGAATGCATACCCATAAGTTAAGGGTAATCAAAAAAATAATCTAAATAAAAAAAGCTACTTAAAAATTAAGTAGCTTTTTTTATTTAATGAACTATACTATTTAGTTTCCACTTTCAATAGCTTCAACTTTAGCTTTCATTTTTTGATAATTTGCAGTGTCTCCTATTGCACTGTAAATATTCATTAAAGTTTTTGCTGCCTGCAAGTTGTTTGGTCTTAACTGAAGTGTTTTTTCCAAATAAGGAACTGCATCCTTGTACAATTGCATACGCTCCTCTTTCAATTCGTCGTAACGTCTGTTATCAGCAGCAGAGTTACCCAAACCGTTCATTTCCTCAATGATACTTTGCTCACTTGCCAAGGTTACAACAGCTAAATTGTTATAAGCATCCACATAACCTGGATCCAATTCTATAGCTTTCTTATAATAGCCTTTAGCCGCTTCATTTTCCCCTGCTTCTGCAGAAATAACTCCTAAGTTATATTGTAATTCAGGATTTTTTGGATCTTTAACAGTAGCTTCCTGCATAAGAGCCTTGAACTTATCCTTATTACCCATTTTCAAATGTAAGTTTGCTTCTGTAAGCAATAAATTGAAATCGTCCGGGTTCTGTTTTCTAGCATCATCAATAGCCTCAATAGCCTTTTCAGTATCTCCCTTAGACACATAGATTAAAGCGATGTTTTTGATGATTTCGGCTGATTTTGGATCTGTCTTTCTTACAGTAGGTTTGATGTGCGTTCCACCTTTTACACTGATATCTCTCAACGCCGCCGAACCAAAAACTTCTTCTTCATTAGTTGCTTTATCGGTTGCTACATATTGCGTTTCGATACCTTCGTATCCTAAATCTCTTAACTCTTCATAATATTCCAAAGATGTATCATAATCTTTTGCTGTAACCGCTGTAGAAGCTGCATAGTAAAGATACAAGGTGTCTTTTGGAGACATTCTGTAAGCTTGCTCAAACCCTTTTGAAGACTTTAAGTAGTTCTTGCTTTCAAGAGCAGAATTAGCTTCTGTCAAGAAATTATTCAACATTTGTTGTTTTAGTTCATCAACATCGTCAGAATATTTTTCTTTGCCATCAGCACTTTCAATGGCCTTAACTTTGTCTAAACTTGCAATTGCTTGTTCTATTTCTGCATCAGAACCTGCTCCATTAGCATACAAAGCCTGTCCCTTTAAAAAATAAAACTTGGCCTGAGTCTTGGAATCAGCTCCATTTATTAACGACTCGGCAGAATTAATAGCAGACTTAGCATCTGCATAATTTCCAGATTTAATTGCTTTTTCAGCGTCTTTTATTTCATTCTTTTGAGCATAGGTAAAAGAACCCGCCAAAAGAGCCAAAGCAACCGCTAGTTGCTTTTTATTCACAATACTTCTTTGAATTGAGTATTTATGATTGTTCATTGAAAAATTCATTTTGAATTACTATTTATTAATATTAGTTATTTTATTCTTGAGCATTATCAAGAGTTGTGCCATCCTCATTTAAAGTTTCCACATCCTCTACAGATCCTTCAATCTCTTCTTCGTCATCTTTCATTACTTTGGCAACCGCGGCAATAGAATCTTTTCCTTTTAAGTTGATGAGTCTCACTCCTTGTGTAGCTCTTCCCATTACTCTTAAGTCTTTAACCGCAATTCTAATAGCAATACCAGACTTATTGATAATCATTAAATCATCCTCATCGGTTACTGTTTTAATTGCGACAAGATGTCCTGTTTTTTCAGTTATGGAAATAGTTTTCACACCTTTTCCTCCACGGTTAGTAATTCTATATACTGGTTCTCCATCTTCCGGATCGTCAATATAAGTACGTTTTCCATACCCTTTTTCAGACACTACTAAGACAGATTCCTCTTGAGAATTTTCTATGGCAATCATACCAATTACTTCGTCAGTATCATTGGCCAATGTAATTCCTCGTACACCAGAGGCCCCACGACCCATTGGTCTAGTTTTGGCTTCCTCAAATCTAATAGCCTTACCAGATTTAAGTGCTAACATCACTTGACTGTTACCTGTGGTAAGTCTAGCTTCTAGCAATTCATCATCTTCCTTAATAGTAATGGCATTAATACCGTTGGTTCTAGGTCTAGAATATTGCTCCAATGCCGTTTTCTTAACCTGCCCCTGTTTGGTAGCCATTATTACATAGTGACTGTTGATGTATTCTTCATCTTTCAAATCCTGAGTACAGATGAACGCTTTAACCTTATCATCCTGCTCAATGTTAATCAAGTTTTGGATGGCTCTTCCTTTGGAAGTTCTACTTCCTTCAGGAATTTCATAAACACGCATCCAGAAACATTTTCCTTTTTGAGTGAAGAACAACATATATTGGTGGTTGGTACCCACAAATAAATGCTCTAAGAAATCTTCATTTCTTGTAGTAGATGCCTTTTGCCCTACTCCTCCTCTATGCTGAATTTTATATTCGCTTAAAGACGTACGCTTGATATAACCTGCGTGAGAAATAGTAATTACTACTTGCTCATCTGGAATCATATCTTCAATACTTAAATCGCCTCCAGCATACTCAATAATAGAACGTCTGTCATCTCCATACTTTTCTTTAACTACCAAAAGCTCTTCCTTAATGATTTCCATTCTACGCTCCTTTTTAGCAAGAATGTCTTTCAAATCTTCAATAGTTTTCATGAGTTCGTCATACTCGCTACGAAGCTTGTCCTGTTCCAGTCCTGTCAACTGGCGCAACCTCATTTCAACAATAGCTTTCGCTTGAATTTCAGAAAGTTTGAAACGCTCAATCAACTTCTCTCTGGCTTCTTCTGCATTGGAAGACGCTCTAATAAGCGCAATTACTTCATCAATATTATCTGAAGCAATGATTAAACCTTCCAAGATATGAGCACGCTCTTCGGCCTTACGCAATTCATAAGTTGTTCTTCTTACAACAACCTCATGTCTGTGCTCTACAAAGTGATGAATTAAATCTTTTAGATTCAATAACTGTGGACGCCCATTCACCAAGGCAATGTTATTTACACTAAATGACGATTGAAGCGCTGTATATTTGTAAAGTTTGTTTAAAACAATGTTTGGAATGGCATCGCGTTTAAGTACATAAACGATACGCATCCCATTTCTGTCGGACTCATCACGAATAGTAGAAATTCCTTCCAATTTCTTATCGTTAACCAAGTCGGCCGTTTTCTTAATCATGTCGGCCTTGTTTACCAAATAAGGAATCTCGGTTACAATAATACACTCACGACCTTGAACTTCCTCAATATTGGCCTTTCCACGGATAACGATTCTTCCCCTACCGGTTTTAAATGCTTCCCTAACACCGTCATACCCATAAATAGTTCCTCCGGTTGGAAAATCAGGTGCTTTTATATGAGTAATTAACTCCTCTACTTCTATATCATTGTTATCAATATAAGCAACGGTTCCGTCCACAACCTCAGAAATATTGTGAGGCGGCATATTGGTAGCCATACCTACTGCAATTCCCGAAGCACCGTTCACCAACAGCCCTGGGATTCTTGTTGGTAATACAGTGGGTTCTTGTAAAGTGTCGTCAAAGTTAAGTTTATGGTCTACGGTTTCCTTATCGATGTCTGCCAACATATCTTCGGAAATCTTGCGCATACGAGCCTCTGTATAACGCATGGCTGCAGGACTATCACCATCGATAGAACCAAAGTTCCCTTGCCCGTCTACCAACATATAACGCAAGCTCCATTCCTGAGCCATACGTACCATTGTATCGTAAACCGAACTGTCTCCATGAGGATGGTACTTACCTAACACTTCCCCAACAATTCTAGCCGATTTTTTATAAGCTGTATTGGATCTTACGCCAAGTTCATGCATTCCAAACAACACACGTCTATGCACTGGCTTTAAACCATCTCTAACATCTGGCAAAGCACGTGACACAATGACCGACATTGAATAATCAATGTAGGCCGATTTCATTTCATCTTCAATATTAATCGGAATGAGTTTCTCTCCTTCTACCATATATATTTAATTAGATTTTTTGTAGGTTTTCAAATCGTGCTAATATAAGTATTTTGTTAGTCCTTATCCGACTTTAAAGCGGATTTTTAACTTTTTTTATTAACAAATATAAGGCCTTCTTTCGTTAATAAGTAAAAGTCTAAAAGTTTTGAATTTTTAAACTTTTTTCCTCTATTAGCTTTTATGAAACATTTAAGGTACAGTTTTTGCCCTTATAACTATGTTTTTTATTATTTTTAATGCAGAAAGGATTTTACTATGGATGATAATTTTTCCCCAAGAGTCAAGGACGTTATTGCTTACAGCAAAGAGGAAGCACTGCGTCTTGGCCATGATTTTATAGGTACTGAGCATTTAATGCTAGGCCTACTTCGTGATGGCAGTGGAAAAGCGATAGATATATTGAGTGCCCTTGAAATTGATCTTAACCATTTAAGGCGCAAAGTTGAAATATTAAGCCCCGCAAATTCCAATGTGGCTACTGCCTCAAACGAAAAAAAGAACCTACACCTTACTAGGCAAGCAGAACGTGCCCTAAAAACAACTTTTTTAGAAGCTAAATTGTTTCAAAGCACTTCTATCAACACAGCGCATTTGCTGCTGTGCATTTTACGAAATGAAAACGACCCCACTACCAAGCTCTTAAACAAGCTAAAAGTGGATTATGATAACGTTAAAGAGCAATTCAAATTTATGATTACAAATGATGATGACTTTTTAGAATCTCCTAAGGCAGAGTCTTATTCAGATGATGATATCACTGATGATGATGATTCTAAGCAAAATCCATTCAGTCAATCTTCATCTAAAACAGCCAAAAAGTCAAAAACTCCTGTTTTAGACAATTTCGGTAGAGATCTTACAGTATTGGCTGAAGAAGGTAAACTTGACCCCGTTGTTGGTAGAGAAAAAGAAATACAACGTGTATCCCAAATATTGAGTAGACGTAAAAAGAACAACCCTCTTCTTATTGGAGAACCCGGAGTTGGTAAATCTGCCATTGCAGAAGGTTTAGCTTTACGTATCGTAAAACGAAAAGTATCTCGAATACTTTTTAATAAGCGTGTAGTAACCCTTGACCTAGCAAGTTTAGTTGCAGGAACCAAGTACCGTGGACAATTTGAAGAACGTATGAAAGCCGTTATGAACGAGCTTGAGAAAAATGACGACATCATTCTTTTTATTGACGAGATTCATACCATTGTGGGGGCCGGAGGTGCTACAGGAAGTTTAGATGCTTCCAACATGTTCAAACCTGCTTTGGCTCGTGGAGAAATTCAATGTATAGGAGCTACCACTCTAGATGAATATAGACAGTATATTGAAAAAGATGGTGCCTTGGAGCGTCGTTTCCAAAAAGTAATCGTGGAACCTACAAGCGTGGAAGAAACCATTGAAATTCTTAACAACGTTAAGGAAAAATATGAAGAACATCACAATGTAGACTATACGCCTGAAGCTATTGAAGCATGTGTAAAATTGACTAACAGATATATGACCGATCGTTTTCTTCCAGACAAAGCTATAGATGCTTTGGACGAAGCAGGATCAAGAGTTCATATTACCAATATTGATGTTCCAAAGCAGATTTTGGAATTGGAAAAAAAGCTTGAAGAAGTAAGAGAAACCAAAAATACAGTTGTTAAAAAACAAAAGTATGAAGAGGCTGCTAAACTTCGGGATGATGAAAAGCGACTAGAAAAAGAGTTAGCTATAGCCCAAGAAAAATGGGAAGAGGAAACCAAGCTTCATCGTGAAATTGTTACCGAAGAAAATGTTGCGGACGTAGTTTCTATGATGACGGGGATTCCTGTAAATAGAATTGCTCAAACGGAAAGCAATAAACTAGCAAAATTACCAGACCAAATTAAAGGCAAGGTAATTGGGCAAGATGAAGCTGTTGCTAAAGTTGTGAAAGCGATTCAAAGAAACAGAGCTGGACTAAAAGACCCTAACAAACCTATCGGTTCTTTTATTTTCCTAGGACAGACTGGAGTTGGAAAAACCCAATTGGCCAAAGTTTTGGCTCGCGAATTATTTGATAGTGAAGAGGCTCTTATCAGAATTGATATGAGCGAATACATGGAAAAATTTGCGATTTCCAGACTTGTCGGGGCCCCTCCAGGATATGTAGGTTATGAAGAAGGTGGGCAGTTAACAGAAAAAGTACGCCGCAAGCCTTACGCTGTGATACTTTTGGATGAAATTGAAAAAGCGCACCCAGACGTGTTCAATATGCTATTGCAGGTTCTAGATGACGGTTACTTAACTGATAGTCTAGGTCGCAAAATTGATTTCAGAAATACCATAATCATCATGACTTCAAATATTGGAGCCAGAAAACTTAAAGACTTTGGTCAAGGAGTTGGTTTTGGAACAGCCGCTAGAGAAGCGCAAGCTCAAGATAACTCTAGAAGTATTATAGAAAATGCCTTGAAAAAAGCCTTTGCTCCGGAATTCTTAAACAGAATTGACGATGTAATTGTATTTAACGCCCTAGAAAAATCTGATATTGATAAGATTATTGATATTGAACTTGCTAAATTAGTTGAGCGCATTAAGGGCCTAGGCTACGAACTTAAACTAAGCGATAAGGCAAAAGATTATATAGCAGATAAGGGCTTTGATAAGCAGTATGGCGCACGCCCTTTAAAACGTGCAATACAAAAGTATATCGAAGATGCTTTGGCCGAAGAAATCATTAATGCCCAACTTCTGGAAGGTGATACAATAATTATGGATCTAGATTCTAAGACAGAAGAGTTGACCATTAAAATTGAAAAGGCCGAGAAACATACAGAGTCTTAACCAAAACTCATCTAAATTTAAAAAGTCCTTGTATAAAATTACAAGGACTTTTTTTTAGAGGAATAGTTCAGGAAGACACTATTCTTAAGTTTTACATTGAATCCTTTTAGTCTTTTCTAAAAAAATCCAACATCTTTATTGACACTATTCTCCTTTTAAAAAGATAAACAAGACTCCAAATTAAATAACTTATTCCAATAACAGTTTACTCTACTCGAATAGTTGATAACGCATTTCCATTGATAATTATTTATGCTATGTTCAAATAAAAAAGGGAGGCCAATTTAGCCTCCCTTTTATTTTTAAAATTAAACCATCTAGTTTTTACGCTCCTTCAATGATGAAGAAACAATTTTCTTAGTAACAGTACCTTGACTAGTTGTTAATTTCACATAGAACATTTGATTAGGTATTCTAGATAAATCAAAGGTTGTTTTATCTTTAAATCCTTTAACATAACTTCTATTTGTTTCACTTAAGATTACAATTCCTCTTGTATCAAACAATTCAATAGTTACATCAGTTTCAAATTCAAACATGTATGAAATATTAACTTCCTTGTCAAATGGAACAGGATAAGCAACAAAGTCTATACTGGTTGCTACAACTGTTGGCTCTGGTTCTACTGCTTCATCTTCACAATCTATAGATGCTCCACTTGGCGCATATTCGCCAGAAGCTCCTTCATCACATTGACAAATTGCTTCACAAACATTAGCATGAGCTATCACATAAATTGGTCCATTCGCTTCAATTGGCCCTACGGTATAACTTGTTACATAATCCATGGCACCCGCATTAAAGTTATACTGTCCAGGTGCTACTGTATAGGCTCCATTATTTTTAGTTGGGTAAGGATTACAACCCACATAAACTTGGGCCTCACTCATTCCAAATCCACTAGCAATATCAAAGTATACAGTAACATATCCATCTAGATATTCCACCACGACATCTCCAGCTAGAGTTCCACTGGACAAATTACATTGTCCTGCTCCCGCATAAAGATCCATAGTATAGGTACCTTCTTCTGCGTAATAATTGGTCCAACCCCAACGGTTAAATCCGTCTTGAAGGAAACATGTATTACTGTTTGGATCTCTACCAAAAGCAGTCTCACAATTACCAGAGTACTTCTCAACCGTTCTTTCAAGAGTTAATATCTCTTGAGCCATATTACCACACGCATCAGATGCTTCAAACACATAAGTACCATATTCAACACAACCATCCATAGTTGTATCACTTAAATATGCCGTTACTTCACCTTCACCTGAACAATTATCTACCCAATTAGCCTTAAGAGCTTCTGGGAATTCATCATTACATATAGGATCCATTATTGGTACATCAATGACTGGCGGTGTTTGATCTCCTCCATTATAGTAAATTTTAAGAGGAGGCAATGTATTACCACATGCATCAGATATTATGAACTCATAAAGCGCTATCCATTTACAATCATCTCCAACAATGGAAGGCATTTTTTCTACAAATACTTCTCCACAGTTATCTTCATAAATAGCTGCGATTTCATCTGCAGTTGGCCCTTCTGGAACATCACTAAAACAAGCATCAATATCCGAAATACCTTCTGGAATTGGCCCTACTAGCATTGGAGGTGTCGTATCTCCTATCACCGTAAAGGTCGAACTCAGCAATAACGGTGCCCCACAGTCGCTGGTAGCTGTCCAGATAACTTCGGTTGAACCACCACAGGCATCAGGTGCCCCCGGATTGGTCACTTCAACCATCAGGTTACAGCCACCCGTGATGCTGCCCAGGGCAACCCACTCGGCAAACGCCTGGTCTACGGAAGCCTGGTCAGAACATGCTGCCATTGTATAATCGTCTGGTGCGTTGAAGGAAACCTCTGGTGCAGGCTCTACCGTAAAGGTCGAACTCAGCAATAACGGTGCCCCACAGTCGCTGGTAGCTGTCCAGATAACTTCGGTTGAACCACCACAGGCATCAGGTGCCCCCGGATTGGTTACTTCAACCATCAGGTTACAGCCACCCGTGATGCTGCCCAGGGCAACCCACTCGGCAAACGCCTGGTCTACGGAAGCCTGGTCAGAACATGCTGCCATTGTATAATCGTCTGGTGCATTGAAGGAAACCTCTGGTGCTGGAAGCACGCTAAAAGTCGCCGTTCCGATAATGGTTTCTGCACAATCACTTGTCGCTGTCCAGGTAACATCAGATTTTCCGCCACAAGCACTCGGTGCTCCTGGATTGTCTATTGTGATTTCCAAGTTACAACCACCGGTGATACTGCCCAAGTCAACCCACTCGGCAAACGCCTGGTCAATCGATGCTTGGTCAGAACAAGCCTCCATCGTAACGTCAGAAGGTACATTAGCAATAACCTCTGGTGCAGGCTCTACCGTAAAGGTCGAACTCAACAACAGTGGTGCCCCACAGTCGCTGGTAGCTGTCCAGATAACTTCGGTTGAACCACCACAGGCATCAGGTGCCCCCGGATTGGTCACTTCAACCATCAGGTTACAGCCACCCGTGATGCTGCCCAGGGCAACCCACTCGGCAAACGCCTGGTCTACGGAAGCCTGGTCAGAACATGCTGCCATTGTATAATCGCCTGGTGCATTGAAGGAAACCTCTGGTGCTGGAAGCACGCTAAAAGTCGCCGTTCCGATAATGGTTTCTGCACAATCACTTGTCGCTGTCCAGGTAACATCAGATTTTCCGCCACAAGCACTCGGTGCTCCTGGATTGTCTATTGTGATTTCCAAGTTACAACCACCGGTGATACTGCCCAAGTCAACCCACTCGGCAAACGCCTGGTCAATCGATGCTTGGTCAGAACAAGCCTCCATCGTAACGTCAGAAGGTACATTAGCAATAACCTCTGGTGCAGGCTCTACCGTAAAGGTCGAACTCAACAATAACGGTGCCCCACAGTCGCTGGTAGCTGTCCAGATAACTTCGGTTGAACCACCACAGGCATCAGGTGCCCCCGGATTGGTCACTTCAACCATCAGGTTACAGCCACCCGTGATGCTGCCCAGGGCAACCCACTCGGCAAACGCCTGGTCTACGGAAGCCTGGTCAGAACATGCTGCCATTGTATAATCGCCTGGTGCATTGAAGGAAACCTCTGGTGCTGGAAGCACGCTAAAAGTCGCCGTTCCGATAATGGTTTCTGCACAATCACTTGTCGCTGTCCAGGTAACATCAGATTTTCCGCCACAAGCACTCGGTGCTCCTGGATTGTCTATTGTGATTTCCAAGTTACAACCACCGGTGATACTGCCCAAGTCAACCCACTCGGCAAACGCCTGGTCAATCGATGCTTGGTCAGAACAAGCCTCCATCGTAACGTCAGAAGGTACATTAGCAATAACCTCTGGTGCAGGCTCTACCGTAAAGGTCGAACTCAACAATAACGGTGCCCCACAGTCGCTGGTAGCTGTCCAGATAACTTCGGTTGAACCACCACAGGCATCAGGTGCCCCCGGATTGGTCACTTCAACCATCAGGTTACAGCCACCCGTGATGCTGCCCAGGGCAACCCACTCGGCAAACGCCTGGTCTACGGAAGCCTGGTCAGAACATGCTGCCATTGTATAATCGTCTGGTGCATTGAAGGAAACCTCTGGTGCAGGCTCTACCGTAAAGGTCGAACTCAACAACAGTGGTGCCCCACAGTCACTTGTAGCTGTCCAGATAACTTCGGTTGAACCACCACAGGCATCAGGTGCCCCCGGATTGGTCACTTCAACCATCAGGTTACAGCCGCCCGTGATGCTGCCCAGGGCAACCCACTCGGCAAACGCCTGGTCTACGGAAGCCTGGTCAGAACATGCTGCCATTGTATAATCGTCTGGTGCATTGAAGGAAACCTCTGGTGCTGGAAGCACGCTAAAAGTCGCCGTTCCGATAATGGTTTCTGCACAATCACTTGTCGCTGTCCAGGTAACATCAGATTTTCCG
Coding sequences within it:
- a CDS encoding tetratricopeptide repeat protein, which translates into the protein MNNHKYSIQRSIVNKKQLAVALALLAGSFTYAQKNEIKDAEKAIKSGNYADAKSAINSAESLINGADSKTQAKFYFLKGQALYANGAGSDAEIEQAIASLDKVKAIESADGKEKYSDDVDELKQQMLNNFLTEANSALESKNYLKSSKGFEQAYRMSPKDTLYLYYAASTAVTAKDYDTSLEYYEELRDLGYEGIETQYVATDKATNEEEVFGSAALRDISVKGGTHIKPTVRKTDPKSAEIIKNIALIYVSKGDTEKAIEAIDDARKQNPDDFNLLLTEANLHLKMGNKDKFKALMQEATVKDPKNPELQYNLGVISAEAGENEAAKGYYKKAIELDPGYVDAYNNLAVVTLASEQSIIEEMNGLGNSAADNRRYDELKEERMQLYKDAVPYLEKTLQLRPNNLQAAKTLMNIYSAIGDTANYQKMKAKVEAIESGN
- the gyrA gene encoding DNA gyrase subunit A → MVEGEKLIPINIEDEMKSAYIDYSMSVIVSRALPDVRDGLKPVHRRVLFGMHELGVRSNTAYKKSARIVGEVLGKYHPHGDSSVYDTMVRMAQEWSLRYMLVDGQGNFGSIDGDSPAAMRYTEARMRKISEDMLADIDKETVDHKLNFDDTLQEPTVLPTRIPGLLVNGASGIAVGMATNMPPHNISEVVDGTVAYIDNNDIEVEELITHIKAPDFPTGGTIYGYDGVREAFKTGRGRIVIRGKANIEEVQGRECIIVTEIPYLVNKADMIKKTADLVNDKKLEGISTIRDESDRNGMRIVYVLKRDAIPNIVLNKLYKYTALQSSFSVNNIALVNGRPQLLNLKDLIHHFVEHRHEVVVRRTTYELRKAEERAHILEGLIIASDNIDEVIALIRASSNAEEAREKLIERFKLSEIQAKAIVEMRLRQLTGLEQDKLRSEYDELMKTIEDLKDILAKKERRMEIIKEELLVVKEKYGDDRRSIIEYAGGDLSIEDMIPDEQVVITISHAGYIKRTSLSEYKIQHRGGVGQKASTTRNEDFLEHLFVGTNHQYMLFFTQKGKCFWMRVYEIPEGSRTSKGRAIQNLINIEQDDKVKAFICTQDLKDEEYINSHYVIMATKQGQVKKTALEQYSRPRTNGINAITIKEDDELLEARLTTGNSQVMLALKSGKAIRFEEAKTRPMGRGASGVRGITLANDTDEVIGMIAIENSQEESVLVVSEKGYGKRTYIDDPEDGEPVYRITNRGGKGVKTISITEKTGHLVAIKTVTDEDDLMIINKSGIAIRIAVKDLRVMGRATQGVRLINLKGKDSIAAVAKVMKDDEEEIEGSVEDVETLNEDGTTLDNAQE
- a CDS encoding ATP-dependent Clp protease ATP-binding subunit — encoded protein: MDDNFSPRVKDVIAYSKEEALRLGHDFIGTEHLMLGLLRDGSGKAIDILSALEIDLNHLRRKVEILSPANSNVATASNEKKNLHLTRQAERALKTTFLEAKLFQSTSINTAHLLLCILRNENDPTTKLLNKLKVDYDNVKEQFKFMITNDDDFLESPKAESYSDDDITDDDDSKQNPFSQSSSKTAKKSKTPVLDNFGRDLTVLAEEGKLDPVVGREKEIQRVSQILSRRKKNNPLLIGEPGVGKSAIAEGLALRIVKRKVSRILFNKRVVTLDLASLVAGTKYRGQFEERMKAVMNELEKNDDIILFIDEIHTIVGAGGATGSLDASNMFKPALARGEIQCIGATTLDEYRQYIEKDGALERRFQKVIVEPTSVEETIEILNNVKEKYEEHHNVDYTPEAIEACVKLTNRYMTDRFLPDKAIDALDEAGSRVHITNIDVPKQILELEKKLEEVRETKNTVVKKQKYEEAAKLRDDEKRLEKELAIAQEKWEEETKLHREIVTEENVADVVSMMTGIPVNRIAQTESNKLAKLPDQIKGKVIGQDEAVAKVVKAIQRNRAGLKDPNKPIGSFIFLGQTGVGKTQLAKVLARELFDSEEALIRIDMSEYMEKFAISRLVGAPPGYVGYEEGGQLTEKVRRKPYAVILLDEIEKAHPDVFNMLLQVLDDGYLTDSLGRKIDFRNTIIIMTSNIGARKLKDFGQGVGFGTAAREAQAQDNSRSIIENALKKAFAPEFLNRIDDVIVFNALEKSDIDKIIDIELAKLVERIKGLGYELKLSDKAKDYIADKGFDKQYGARPLKRAIQKYIEDALAEEIINAQLLEGDTIIMDLDSKTEELTIKIEKAEKHTES
- a CDS encoding C40 family peptidase, translated to MQYGICNLSIVPLRLEPSDKSELVSQILYGDFFKVLEQRKHWSKIRLHFDNYEGWVDNKQYIEIVQEQFNTLKSELPILSSDLVEFVQDSNANLITIPLGSTLNGLSILDHKHDGSLVQGIQPREQLLKTAFTYLNTPYLWGGKTPFGIDCSGFTQMVYKLNGYKLLRDASQQATQGEALSFIEESEPGDLAFFDNNEGHIVHVGIIMANNYIIHAHGKVRIDRLDHSGIYNVDKRMHTHKLRVIKKII
- a CDS encoding acetyl-CoA C-acyltransferase — translated: MSKDVVIVSAARTPIGSFLGSLSTIPAPKLGAVAIKGALDKINLKPELVQEVLMGHVVQAGAGQAPARQAAMYAGIPDTVPCTTVNKVCASGMKAVMQAAQSIALGDADIVVAGGMENMSLIPHYMHARMGTKFGPASLIDGMQKDGLVDAYDQNAMGVCADACATEYNFSREDQDAFAIQSYERSAAAWEAGKFDNEVVPVEVPQRRGDALVVNKDEEFTNVKMEKIPSLRPAFTKEGTVTAANASTINDGAGAVVLMSKDKAEELGLTPLATIKGYADAAHEPKWFTTAPAKALPKALNKAGVAIEDVDFFEFNEAFSVVGLANMKLLGLSDDKVNVNGGAVSLGHPLGCSGVRIIITLINVLEQNNAKIGAAAICNGGGGASAIVIERN